The window CATTTGGATATCGAAGCTTAACGTAGCTAACGGCGGCGAAGAAACCTAATGCTGCGGTCAGCAGCCAAAGGCCTAATATGCCGGTCCTGGCAGCAGTGAAAAAGGCTGCGCCAAATAAAAAGGTTGATAATATAAAAAGCAATAGCCACGTCATTATGCAACACTCCAAATAAGTTATTACATAATAAGTTATGCAGGTTACCGTAAAAATGTGACTATTTTATAATTATTTCGGTGGCACCTGCTTTAGGCTAAGAGCAATTCGGCCGCGGTTTTCATCGACACTCAAGATGACGACATCGATAATATCACCAACCGAAACTATGTCGAGAGGATGGCGAAATGGCTTATAGCTGAGCTCCGAGCGGTGGATAAGGCCATTAGTCTTAATGCCGATATCAACAAAAACGCCGAAGTCGATAACATTGTGGACGGTACCTTTGACAATCGTACCGGGAGTTAGCTCTGACAGTTTAACGATATTTTTGCGGGTTAAGGGAGTCGGCAAATCTTCGCGCGGGTCACGGCCGGGTTTAGCTAAGGCATCGAGGATGTCACGCACCGTCGGTTCGCCGGCGTTAAGCTCGGCGGCCAGCTTGGCAGCATCTGCAGTCTGGGCTTTTTCTTGTACAGCTTTCTGCTGATTTTTAAGCGCATCCAGAGTAAAACCGAGTTTGGCGAGGATATGTTCGGCTAGTTCGTATGACTCGGGGTGAACAGGGGTATTATCAAGAGGATTTTCGCCATCTTTAAGGCGTAAGAACCCGGCGCACTGTACGAAGGCGGCCTTGCCCAGCCGCGGGACTTTCATGAGTTGACGGCGGTTGGTAAAGGAGCCATTTTCATCACGGTAAGCTACAAGGTTTTTGGCAACACTGGCGTTGACGCCAGAAACATGCTTAAGAAGCTCAATCGAGGCGGTATTAAGCTCGACGCCGACATGGTTAACGGCTGATTCGACGACTGTATCCAGGGCACCGCTAAGTTCTTTCTGGTTTACATCATGCTGATATTGACCAACGCCAATTGATTTCGGATCGATTTTTACCAGTTCAGCCAATGGGTCTTGTACGCGGCGGGCAATAGATACTGCCCCACGCAGCGAGACATCAAGATTGGGAAGTTCATCTTTAGCCAACTTTGAGGCCGAGTAGACTGAGGCGCCAGCTTCATTAGTGATAAGATAGTGTACCGAGAGGTTATGTTCATTAATTAGTTGAGCGACGAACTCTTCTGTTTCATAGGAAGCAGTACCGTTGCCGATAGCGATTAGTGTGATGTTGTGATTTTTTATCGCATCGAGAACGATTGTAGCCGCCTGCTGACGTTCGGCTGCGCTCTTTGTTATGTAAATAGTATTGGTCGTTAAAACCGTCCCGGTTCGGTTTATCACAGCCATTTTGCAGCCTGTCCGGTAACCAGGATCCAGGCCCATCACGGTATGGCCGGCAAGCGGTGGCTGTAAGAGCAGCTGTTTAAGATTAAGCCCGAATACCCTGATAGCCTGCTTTTCGGCGCTTTCAGTCAATTGGGCGCGAATTTCCCGTTCTAGGGCCGGGAAGAGCAGGCGTTTATAACCGTCGGCTATGGCTGTGGTTAGGAAATCGCTGTATAGTGACGGCCTGGTGATAATGCGCTTAGCAATCATATTAATATTATAGTCATGGGAAACTAATAGATGTGTTTTTAGGATATCCTTCTTTTCACCGCGGTTAACAGCCAGAATGCGGTGGGAAGGCAT is drawn from Veillonellaceae bacterium and contains these coding sequences:
- a CDS encoding RNA-binding transcriptional accessory protein yields the protein MILTDIPAIIARELGVKVHQVSATIGLLDDGNTVPFISRYRKEVTGELDETQVRTVEERLQYLRNFVKRQEEILASIEDQGKLTPDLAAAIGAAQKLQELEDLYLPYKPKKRTRAQIAREKGLEPLAEIILAQDTSEQSLTEIAAGFINAEHEINDAETALAGASDIIAEMVTERADIRALMRNQLWQNAELSTELAVSEEEGKDFLAYKEYKEPVKRMPSHRILAVNRGEKKDILKTHLLVSHDYNINMIAKRIITRPSLYSDFLTTAIADGYKRLLFPALEREIRAQLTESAEKQAIRVFGLNLKQLLLQPPLAGHTVMGLDPGYRTGCKMAVINRTGTVLTTNTIYITKSAAERQQAATIVLDAIKNHNITLIAIGNGTASYETEEFVAQLINEHNLSVHYLITNEAGASVYSASKLAKDELPNLDVSLRGAVSIARRVQDPLAELVKIDPKSIGVGQYQHDVNQKELSGALDTVVESAVNHVGVELNTASIELLKHVSGVNASVAKNLVAYRDENGSFTNRRQLMKVPRLGKAAFVQCAGFLRLKDGENPLDNTPVHPESYELAEHILAKLGFTLDALKNQQKAVQEKAQTADAAKLAAELNAGEPTVRDILDALAKPGRDPREDLPTPLTRKNIVKLSELTPGTIVKGTVHNVIDFGVFVDIGIKTNGLIHRSELSYKPFRHPLDIVSVGDIIDVVILSVDENRGRIALSLKQVPPK